From the genome of Colwellia psychrerythraea 34H, one region includes:
- a CDS encoding DUF4287 domain-containing protein — MDKALQTMINNMPEKTGRKLDEWLKILHKKNIEKHSMAVSFLKTEFGLTHGFANTIVTLSKDKNESSEDLLVNQYIGKESLTPIYELLISTIVKLGSDVIITPKKGSVSLIRKKQFALIKPATKTRIDLGLKLKDVDVQGRLENSGPFGTMCTHRIQLQTIADIDAEVIKWLSMAYDKSV; from the coding sequence ATGGATAAAGCACTTCAAACAATGATTAATAATATGCCTGAGAAAACAGGCAGGAAGTTAGACGAATGGCTTAAAATCTTGCATAAAAAAAACATCGAAAAACATTCAATGGCGGTGAGTTTTTTGAAAACTGAATTCGGATTAACACATGGGTTTGCCAACACAATAGTCACTTTATCAAAGGATAAAAATGAATCTTCTGAAGATTTATTAGTAAATCAGTATATTGGCAAAGAGTCACTGACACCAATTTATGAACTGCTGATTTCTACCATCGTAAAACTTGGTAGCGATGTTATAATTACACCCAAAAAAGGCAGTGTGAGTTTAATTAGAAAAAAACAATTTGCCTTAATAAAACCAGCAACCAAGACAAGAATAGACTTAGGCTTAAAACTAAAAGATGTCGATGTCCAAGGGCGTCTTGAAAATTCTGGCCCCTTTGGCACTATGTGCACTCATAGAATACAACTACAAACTATTGCTGATATTGATGCTGAAGTCATTAAATGGCTTTCGATGGCTTATGATAAATCTGTCTAG
- a CDS encoding YkgJ family cysteine cluster protein, translating to MNNNKEIVDRLRERIPTFKCTPGCHDCCGPVTTSSEEMSRLPVKTDAEHEAALDQYNCVHLGPNGCKVYDERPLICRVFGTTPNMPCPNGCRPEEMIDTKIERHIHHYIKNTRQVLV from the coding sequence ATGAACAATAATAAAGAGATAGTCGACCGTCTGCGTGAGCGTATTCCGACATTTAAATGTACGCCCGGCTGTCACGATTGTTGCGGACCGGTAACAACGTCTTCAGAAGAAATGTCTCGCCTGCCAGTGAAAACTGACGCTGAACATGAAGCCGCATTAGATCAGTATAATTGCGTTCACTTGGGCCCTAATGGTTGTAAGGTTTATGATGAACGTCCGTTGATCTGTCGAGTGTTTGGCACAACACCGAATATGCCCTGCCCCAATGGTTGTCGACCAGAAGAGATGATTGACACTAAAATTGAGCGTCATATTCATCACTACATCAAGAACACACGACAAGTATTAGTGTAA
- a CDS encoding flavin reductase family protein translates to MNFDISELGVQEKYRLLNGGVTPRPIAWISTRSKDGIDNLAPYSFFTVASCNPPVLLYTQVTQRSGIDKDTLQNLKETSECVVNIVNSHLLEKMNATSAGIAIDESEFDLAQVKKTSSCNVGAFSVAESPIRYECTLREIISVGDLPAGGTIVLLDVKSVYVRDDLYTDEGINQALIDSVGKMGGDGYSPTSHYVTLNRP, encoded by the coding sequence ATGAATTTTGATATTTCAGAACTAGGCGTTCAAGAAAAGTACCGCCTTTTAAATGGCGGTGTGACCCCAAGACCTATTGCTTGGATAAGTACGCGTTCAAAGGACGGGATTGATAACCTTGCACCCTACTCTTTTTTTACTGTGGCAAGCTGCAATCCTCCGGTACTTCTTTATACACAGGTGACTCAACGAAGCGGCATTGATAAAGACACTTTGCAAAATTTAAAAGAAACCAGTGAATGTGTGGTTAACATTGTTAATTCTCATTTATTGGAAAAAATGAATGCAACCAGTGCCGGCATTGCCATTGATGAAAGTGAGTTTGACTTAGCACAGGTTAAAAAAACCAGCAGCTGTAATGTCGGTGCTTTTTCGGTTGCTGAATCACCCATTCGATACGAATGTACTTTACGAGAAATTATTTCTGTTGGTGATTTACCTGCAGGAGGCACCATTGTACTTTTAGATGTGAAGTCTGTGTACGTAAGGGATGATCTCTACACTGATGAAGGCATTAACCAAGCGTTAATTGACTCAGTTGGTAAAATGGGTGGCGATGGTTACAGCCCTACTTCACACTATGTAACGCTTAATCGCCCATAG
- a CDS encoding MYG1 family protein — MTDKVIATHNGNFHADDVFSIAALKNIFPSFKLIRTRDLEVIGKADIVIDVGGEYDADAGRFDHHQRGGAGERENGIPYSSFGLIWQKYGLAICQGNQEVANSVDAGLVSTIDAIDCGHVEGVAQGISLSQTISMFNPTWQEDSHFDTCFDEAVDFASRVLTRFIASASGGINAKDIVAKAIDNAEDSRVIVLEKYTPWKRTVHALSEEALYMVYPSPSGQWRIQTVPVEPGSFEDRKPLPKQWAGLSDDALKEVTGIDDAMFCHNGLFIAGAESFESTMKMASIALQA; from the coding sequence ATGACTGATAAAGTAATAGCAACTCACAATGGTAATTTTCATGCAGATGATGTTTTCAGTATCGCTGCACTTAAGAATATTTTTCCTTCTTTTAAGCTCATACGTACGCGTGATTTAGAGGTTATTGGTAAGGCAGATATTGTGATAGATGTAGGTGGTGAATATGATGCCGATGCTGGCCGTTTTGATCATCATCAACGAGGCGGTGCTGGCGAGCGCGAAAATGGTATTCCTTATTCCTCATTTGGTTTAATTTGGCAGAAATATGGCCTAGCAATATGCCAAGGTAACCAAGAAGTAGCTAATAGTGTGGATGCTGGTCTAGTATCAACGATTGATGCTATTGACTGTGGTCATGTTGAAGGTGTTGCTCAAGGTATCAGCCTTAGCCAAACTATTTCAATGTTTAACCCAACGTGGCAAGAAGATAGCCACTTTGATACTTGTTTTGATGAAGCCGTTGATTTTGCATCACGCGTATTAACACGATTCATAGCTTCTGCTAGTGGCGGCATTAATGCTAAAGACATTGTCGCTAAAGCTATTGATAATGCAGAAGACTCAAGAGTCATAGTGTTAGAAAAGTATACTCCGTGGAAAAGAACAGTTCATGCATTATCTGAAGAGGCGTTATATATGGTTTACCCATCACCTTCTGGCCAATGGCGAATTCAAACCGTACCTGTTGAACCTGGTTCATTCGAAGACAGAAAACCACTACCTAAACAATGGGCTGGTTTGTCTGATGATGCGCTTAAAGAAGTTACTGGCATTGATGACGCTATGTTTTGCCATAATGGTTTATTTATTGCGGGTGCAGAGTCATTTGAAAGCACAATGAAAATGGCATCTATCGCACTTCAAGCATAA